The proteins below come from a single Solea senegalensis isolate Sse05_10M linkage group LG2, IFAPA_SoseM_1, whole genome shotgun sequence genomic window:
- the LOC122783757 gene encoding trace amine-associated receptor 13c-like isoform X1 → MLDQKAVRALSSISSLNMEAPEEAELCFPHINTSCRKTTGPYVETMLTYTVLSCITILTVILNLLVIISISHFKQLHTTTNLLLLSLAVADFLVGLLTMPLLLLNNEGCWFLGDIMCVVHYFFAFLVVSVSVGCMVLISVDRYIAICDPMFYTTRVTLTRVKLCVCLCWIFSGVHGSWILRDVLKQPDMYNTCYGNCVVVVSFAEALVDIIATFLGPILIIAVLYLRVFVVAVSQARAMRSHVAVVTVERSQTVKAMKSEIKAARTLGIVMIVFLLCSCPYYCFTVAAETNQVGASSSGIELWLMYSNSTFNPVIYVFFYPWFRKTIKHIFTLQILQPGSREVSVM, encoded by the exons atgttggatcagaaagctgtcagagcACTCAGCAGCATCTCCTCTCTGAACATGGAAGCTCCGGAGGaagctgaactctgctttccccacatcaacacctcctgcaggaagACGACAGGTCCTTACGTGGAGACCATgctcacttacactgtgctgtcctgcatcACGATACTCACCGTGATcctaaacctgctggtcatcatctccaTCTCACACTTCAA gcagctccacaccaccaccaacctcctccttctctctctggctgtcgctgACTTCCTTGTGGGTCTCCTGACGATGCCACTTCTTCTCCTAAACAATGAAGGCTGCTGGTTCTTGGGCGACATCATGTGTGTCGTGCATTACTTTTTTGCTTTCCTCGTTGTCAGCGTTTCAGTGGGAtgcatggtgctcatatcagtcgaccgctatatagcaatttgtgaccccatgttttacaccaccagagtcactctgaccagagttaaactctgtgtttgtctgtgttggatattTTCCGGTGTACACGGCAGTTGGATATTGAGGGATGtcttaaaacagcctgacatgtaTAACACCTGCTATGGAAATTGTGTAGTTGTGGTCAGTTTCGCTGAAGCACTTGTTGATATTATTGCCACCTTTCTAGGCCCCATTTTAATCATAGCAGTtctgtatttgagagtgtttgtggtggctgtgtctcaggctcgggccatgcgctctcacgtcgcagtcgtcacagtggagcgttcccagactgtaaaagcaatgaaatctgagattaaagcagccaggactctcggtattgtaatgatagtttttcttctttgctcatgtccatattattgtttcactgttgCAGCTGAGACTAACCAGGTAGGGGCGTCATCTTCAGGCATTGAGCTTTGGTTGATGTACTCAAACTCGACTTTtaaccctgtgatttatgtctttttctacccaTGGttcagaaaaaccattaaacacatttttactcttcagattctgcagcctggctcccgtgaagtgagtgtgatgtag
- the LOC122765416 gene encoding trace amine-associated receptor 13c-like encodes METLEEVELCFPHINTSCRITSRPHMETTLIYCVLYCIIVLTVILNLLVIISISHFRQLHTTTNLLLLSLSVADFLVGLLQMPCHLQNQGCWLLGDPMCAVYCFLSFLVISVSVGSMVLISIDRYIAICNPMFYTTRVTLSRVKFCVCLCWIFSFVHSIWILRDFVIQPHIYYPCYGNCVGSVGVAEGAVDLVATFLGPILIIAILYLRVFAVVVSQARAMRSHVTVVSTERSQTVKAKKSEIKAARTLGIVMIVFLICSCPYYCFAVTAESSLDASTAVFEVWFLFLNSTFNPMIYVFFYPWFRKSIKHIFTLQILQPGSRGVSVM; translated from the exons aTGGAGACTCTGGAGGAAGTTGAACTCTGTTTcccccacatcaacacctcctgcaggaTTACGAGTCGTCCTCACATGGAGACCACACTCATTTACTGTGTCTTGTACTGCATCATTGTGCTCACTGTGATTCttaacctgctggtcatcatctctatctcccaCTTCAG gcagctccacaccaccaccaacctcctccttctctctctgtctgtcgctgacttcctcgtgggtctcctgcagatgccGTGTCATCTCCAGAACCAAGGCTGCTGGCTCCTGGGTGATCCGATGTGTGCCGTGTATTGCTTTCTATCTTTCCTCGTTATCAGTGTTTCAGTGGgaagcatggtgctcatatcaatcgaccgctatatagcaatttgtaaccccatgttttacaccaccagagtcactctgagCAGAGTTaaattctgtgtttgtctgtgttggatcTTTTCTTTTGTACACAGCATTTGGATATTAAGGGATTTCGTAATACAACCTCATATATATTACCCCTGCTATGGAAACTGTGTAGGTTCTGTGGGTGTTGCAGAGGGAGCAGTTGATCTTGTTGCCACCtttttaggccccattttaATCATTGCAATtctgtatttgagagtgtttgcGGTGgttgtgtctcaggctcgggccatgcgcTCTCACGTTACAGTTGTGTCAACGGAgcgttcccagactgtaaaagctaagaaatctgagattaaagcagccaggactctGGGTATTGTAATGATTGTGTTCCTAATCTGTTcatgtccatattattgttttgctgttaCAGCTGAGAGTTCACTTGACGCATCAACTGCAGTCTTTGAAGTGTGGTTCTTGTTCTTAAACTCAACCTTTAACCCtatgatttatgtctttttctacccgtgGTTCAGAAAAtccatcaaacacatttttactcttcagattctgcagcctggctcccgtggagtgagtgtgatgtag
- the LOC122765472 gene encoding trace amine-associated receptor 13c-like: METLEEVELCFPHINTSCRSTSRPDMETTLIYCVLSCIIVLTVILNLLVIISISHFRQLHTTTNLLLLSLSVADFLVGLLEMPCHLHNQGCWLLGDPMCAVYVFLGYLIVSVSVGSMVLISIDRYIAICSPMFYTTRVTLSRVKLCVCLCWIFSFVHSIWVLRDFIIQPHIYYPCYGNCVGSVDVAEGAVDLIATFLGPILIISVLYLRVFAVVVSQARAMRSHVTVVSTERSQTVKAKKSEIKAARTLGIVMIVFLICSCPYYCFAVTAESSLDASTAVFELWFLYLNSTFNPVIYVFFYPWFRKSIKHIFTLQILQPGSRGVSVM, translated from the exons ATGGAGACTCTGGAGGAAGTAGAACTATGttttccccacatcaacacctcctgcaggagTACGAGTCGTCCTGATATGGAGACCACACtcatttactgtgttttgtcCTGCATCATTGTGCTCACTGTGATTCttaacctgctggtcatcatctctatctcccaTTTCAG gcagctccacaccaccaccaacctcctccttctctctctgtctgtcgctGACTTCCTTGTGGGTCTGCTGGAGATGCCGTGTCATCTCCACAACCAAGGCTGCTGGCTCCTGGGTGACCCGATGTGTGCCGTGTATGTCTTTTTAGGTTACCTCattgtcagtgtttcagtggGAAGCATGGTTCTCATATCAATTGAccgctatatagcaatttgtagccccatgttttacaccaccagagtcactctgagcagagttaaactctgtgtttgtctgtgttggatattttcttttgtccacaGCATTTGGGTATTAAGGGATTTCATAATACAACCTCATATATATTACCCCTGCTATGGAAACTGTGTAGGGTCTGTGGATGTTGCAGAGGGAGCAGTTGATCTTATTGCCACCtttttaggccccattttaatcatatcagttctgtatttgagagtgtttgcGGTGgttgtgtctcaggctcgggccatgcgcTCTCACGTTACAGTTGTGTCAACAGAgcgttcccagactgtaaaagcTAAGAAATCTGAaattaaagcagccaggactctGGGTATTGTAATGATTGTGTTCCTAATCTGTTcatgtccatattattgttttgctgttaCAGCTGAGAGTTCACTTGACGCATCAACTGCAGTCTTTGAACTGTGGTTCTTGTACTTAAACTCgacctttaaccctgtgatttatgtctttttctacccgtgGTTCAGAAAAtccatcaaacacatttttactcttcagattctgcagcctggctcccgtggagtgagtgtgatgtag
- the LOC122783757 gene encoding trace amine-associated receptor 13c-like isoform X2, translating into MLDQKAVRALSSISSLNMEAPEEAELCFPHINTSCRKTTGPYVETMLTYTVLSCIIVLTVILNLLVIISISHFRQLHTTTNLLLLSLAVADFLVGLLEMPGHLHNQGCWLLGDPMCAVYCFLSFLVISVSVGSMVLISIDRYIAICSPMFYTTRVTLSRVKLCVCLCWIFSFVHSIWILRDFVIQPQIYYPCYGNCVVAVDVAEGAVDLVATFLGPILIIAILYLRVFVVVVSQARAMRSHVTVVSTARSQTVKAKKSEIKAARTLGIVMIVFLICSCPYYCFAVTAESKYDASTAVVELWFLYLNSTFNPVIYVFFYPWFRKSIKHIFTLQILQPGSRGVSVM; encoded by the exons atgttggatcagaaagctgtcagagcACTCAGCAGCATCTCCTCTCTGAACATGGAAGCTCCGGAGGaagctgaactctgctttccccacatcaacacctcctgcaggaagACGACAGGTCCTTACGTGGAGACCATgctcacttacactgtgctgtc CTGCATCATTGTGCTCACTGTGATTCttaacctgctggtcatcatctctatctctcaCTTCAG gcagctccacaccaccaccaacctcctccttctctctctggctgtcgctgacttcctcGTGGGTCTCCTGGAGATGCCAGGTCATCTCCACAACCAAGGCTGCTGGCTCCTGGGTGACCCGATGTGTGCCGTGTATTGCTTTCTATCTTTCCTCGTTATCAGCGTTTCAGTGGgaagcatggtgctcatatcaaTCGACCGTTATATAGCAATTTGTAgccccatgttttacaccaccagagtcactctgagcagagttaaactctgtgtttgtctgtgttggatcttttcttttgtccacaGCATTTGGATATTAAGGGATTTCGTAATACAACCTCAAATATATTACCCCTGCTATGGAAACTGTGTAGTTGCTGTCGATGTTGCAGAGGGAGCAGTTGATCTTGTTGCCACCtttttaggccccattttaATCATTGCAATtctgtatttgagagtgtttgtggtggttgtgtctcaggctcgggccatgcgcTCTCACGTTACAGTTGTGTCAACGGCAcgttcccagactgtaaaagcaaagaaatctgagattaaagcagccaggactctGGGTATTGTAATGATTGTGTTCCTAATCTGTTcatgtccatattattgttttgctgttaCAGCTGAGAGTAAATATGACGCATCAACCGCAGTCGTTGAACTGTGGTTCTTGTACTTAAACTCgacctttaaccctgtgatttatgtctttttctacccgtgGTTCAGAAAATCCATCaagcacatttttactcttcagattttgcagcctggctcccgtggagtgagtgtgatgtag